A genomic stretch from Hydrogenimonas urashimensis includes:
- a CDS encoding F0F1 ATP synthase subunit B, producing the protein MRKLLWMAAFFLPAVVLASGGEAAEHETDFVPRLVNFIIFAGIIYYFVAEPVKNFFTGRSAEIAAKLEEVQKRLKATKKAKEDAQAEYEAAEATAAEIIESAKKEAKLLAKKLDEQLRAELHNLEKLQEEKMEVEKRQMVRKTVAEVLDELFKGDAIGMDEKKFVNLIMKKVA; encoded by the coding sequence GTGCGTAAACTGTTATGGATGGCTGCATTTTTTCTTCCTGCGGTGGTTCTGGCTTCCGGCGGGGAGGCGGCGGAGCACGAAACCGATTTCGTTCCGCGTCTGGTCAACTTCATCATTTTTGCCGGTATCATCTACTATTTTGTCGCGGAGCCGGTGAAAAACTTTTTCACCGGACGCAGCGCCGAAATAGCGGCGAAGCTTGAAGAGGTTCAGAAGCGTCTGAAAGCGACGAAAAAGGCCAAAGAGGATGCACAGGCCGAATACGAGGCGGCGGAAGCGACGGCGGCGGAGATCATCGAGTCGGCGAAAAAAGAGGCGAAGCTACTGGCGAAGAAGCTGGATGAGCAGCTTCGTGCCGAACTCCACAATCTCGAAAAGCTCCAGGAAGAGAAGATGGAAGTCGAGAAACGGCAGATGGTCCGCAAAACCGTCGCGGAGGTTCTTGACGAGCTCTTCAAGGGCGATGCGATCGGCATGGATGAGAAGAAATTTGTTAATCTCATCATGAAAAAGGTGGCATAA
- a CDS encoding F0F1 ATP synthase subunit B', producing the protein MLDIHLSLMLLVAVVFLVLLTLLNSWLYQPLLAFMDERDKSIRKDLENVSSNSSEIEELKAKTEAVIAQAKNEAAALRSKTIEESKLLAMSKLEAKKEELEKSYQDFLEELKKEEEQLKSELLSQMPLFKESLKAKFSQI; encoded by the coding sequence ATGCTGGATATACATTTATCCCTGATGCTTCTGGTGGCCGTCGTCTTTCTTGTCCTGTTGACGCTGCTGAACAGCTGGCTCTACCAGCCGCTGCTTGCCTTTATGGACGAGCGCGACAAGAGCATTCGCAAAGATCTCGAAAACGTGAGTTCCAACAGTTCCGAGATCGAGGAGCTGAAGGCGAAAACGGAAGCGGTGATCGCGCAGGCGAAAAACGAAGCCGCGGCGTTGAGATCCAAGACGATCGAGGAGTCCAAGCTTCTTGCCATGAGCAAACTCGAGGCGAAAAAAGAGGAGCTTGAGAAGTCGTACCAGGATTTTCTGGAAGAACTCAAAAAAGAGGAAGAACAGCTCAAGAGCGAGCTTCTTTCGCAAATGCCGCTTTTCAAAGAGTCTTTGAAAGCGAAATTCAGCCAAATATAA
- a CDS encoding ParB/RepB/Spo0J family partition protein, with protein sequence MGKKGKSKSLGRGLGAILGEVAEAYENEFQSGGSDIRERVIDVPLDEIVPNPYQPRTHFDEEAIRELSESIRQHGLLQPVVVIEQDGEYVLIAGERRVRASRLAGLETIRAIVADIDRSKFRELALIENIQREALNPVELARSYKELIDEYGITQEELSKIIHKSRSQITNTLRLLQLSDYVIDKLSASMITQGHAKVLVGLDEKDQRILCDTIVGQKLSVRETEQLVNEMKPSEGKAKKKTKSGTDFDLAPYRERLMEHVPFRINIKQSKIEIRLESEEEVEKFLASFMR encoded by the coding sequence ATGGGGAAAAAAGGCAAGAGCAAATCTCTGGGACGAGGCCTTGGTGCCATTCTCGGGGAAGTGGCCGAAGCGTACGAAAACGAATTTCAAAGCGGTGGGAGCGACATCCGCGAACGGGTGATCGACGTCCCGCTGGATGAGATCGTTCCCAATCCCTATCAGCCCCGGACCCATTTCGACGAAGAAGCGATAAGAGAACTTTCCGAATCGATCAGGCAGCACGGCCTGCTTCAGCCTGTGGTCGTCATCGAACAAGATGGCGAATATGTGCTGATCGCGGGAGAACGCCGGGTACGTGCCAGCAGACTGGCGGGACTGGAGACTATCCGGGCAATCGTCGCCGATATCGACCGCTCGAAATTCCGTGAACTGGCGCTGATCGAAAATATCCAGCGCGAGGCTCTCAATCCCGTTGAACTGGCACGATCCTACAAAGAGCTGATCGACGAATACGGGATTACGCAAGAAGAGCTTTCCAAAATCATCCACAAAAGCCGCAGCCAGATTACCAATACGCTCAGGCTTCTTCAGCTGAGCGACTACGTCATCGACAAACTTTCCGCTTCGATGATTACCCAGGGGCACGCCAAAGTCCTGGTGGGCCTGGACGAAAAGGATCAGCGCATCCTCTGCGACACGATCGTCGGACAGAAGTTGAGTGTGAGAGAAACGGAACAGCTCGTCAACGAGATGAAACCTTCCGAGGGAAAAGCGAAGAAAAAGACGAAAAGCGGCACCGACTTCGATCTGGCTCCCTACCGGGAACGTCTCATGGAACATGTTCCTTTTCGTATCAATATCAAACAGTCGAAAATAGAAATCCGATTGGAAAGTGAAGAGGAGGTCGAGAAGTTTCTCGCCAGTTTCATGCGATGA
- a CDS encoding ParA family protein, with protein sequence MSEIITIANQKGGVGKTTTAVNLAASLAVAEKKVLLIDADPQANATTSLGFHRNDYEYNIYHVLIGAKKISDTILKTTLPTLHLVPSNIGLVGVEKEFYDSETRKGRELVLKRKIDEVKKSYDYIIIDSPPALGPITINALSAAHSVIIPIQCEFFALEGLAQLLNTIRLIKKTINPKLKIKGFLPTMYSGQNNLSKQVFADLTQHFKSKLFKSVDDEFIVIPRNVKLAESPSFGKPVILYDVKSTGSQAYQHLAQAILAS encoded by the coding sequence ATGAGTGAAATTATTACGATAGCCAACCAAAAAGGTGGAGTGGGCAAGACGACGACGGCGGTCAATCTCGCGGCGTCGCTCGCCGTGGCGGAAAAGAAGGTTCTGTTGATCGATGCGGATCCTCAGGCGAATGCGACGACGAGCCTGGGATTTCATCGTAACGATTACGAATACAACATCTACCATGTGCTGATCGGGGCGAAAAAGATCAGTGACACCATTTTGAAAACGACACTGCCGACATTGCATCTGGTTCCCTCCAATATCGGGCTTGTCGGGGTGGAAAAAGAGTTTTACGACAGCGAAACGCGCAAGGGGCGCGAACTTGTGCTCAAGCGGAAGATCGACGAGGTCAAAAAATCCTACGACTACATCATCATCGATTCGCCTCCGGCGCTCGGACCCATCACGATCAACGCCCTGAGTGCCGCCCACTCGGTGATTATCCCGATCCAATGCGAATTTTTCGCCCTGGAAGGGCTTGCGCAGCTTCTGAATACGATTCGCCTGATCAAGAAGACAATCAATCCGAAGTTGAAGATCAAAGGGTTCCTCCCCACGATGTACAGCGGGCAGAACAACCTCTCCAAACAGGTTTTTGCCGATCTGACACAGCATTTCAAAAGCAAACTCTTCAAATCGGTTGACGACGAATTCATCGTCATTCCCCGAAACGTCAAACTCGCGGAGAGCCCAAGTTTCGGCAAACCGGTCATACTCTACGATGTGAAATCGACAGGATCGCAGGCTTATCAGCATCTTGCGCAGGCGATTCTGGCAAGCTAG
- a CDS encoding biotin--[acetyl-CoA-carboxylase] ligase: protein MRIYSFDTLPSTQKWLIGKISEGRVEPPCAVIAQMQTDGVGSRENSWIGSPGNFFSSVALPENALPRDLPLAAASIYFACIMKKTLKNMGSETWVKWPNDLYIQSRKIGGCITAKKGKTVVAGIGVNIVDGPHEFGVLDIKISAHELLEAYLENLKKTPSWKHIFSNFRLEFENSKNFHTHFGRETLDLREAVLQNDGSLIIGKRRVVSLR from the coding sequence TTGCGGATCTACTCCTTTGATACCCTTCCTTCGACCCAGAAGTGGCTGATAGGAAAAATTTCAGAGGGGAGAGTCGAACCTCCCTGCGCCGTGATCGCACAGATGCAGACAGACGGTGTCGGAAGCCGTGAAAACAGCTGGATCGGTTCACCTGGAAATTTTTTCTCTTCTGTCGCGCTGCCGGAAAATGCACTTCCCCGGGATCTTCCACTGGCAGCCGCTTCCATCTACTTCGCCTGCATCATGAAAAAAACACTGAAAAACATGGGATCGGAAACCTGGGTGAAATGGCCCAACGATTTGTATATCCAAAGCCGGAAAATAGGGGGTTGCATCACGGCGAAAAAAGGGAAAACCGTGGTGGCGGGTATAGGGGTCAATATCGTCGACGGACCCCATGAATTCGGGGTTTTGGACATAAAAATCTCCGCTCATGAACTTCTGGAAGCCTATCTGGAAAATTTGAAAAAAACGCCGTCATGGAAGCATATTTTTAGCAACTTTAGATTAGAATTCGAGAACAGCAAAAACTTTCATACACATTTCGGCCGGGAAACGTTGGATTTGAGGGAGGCCGTCCTCCAGAACGACGGATCGTTGATAATAGGAAAAAGAAGGGTAGTGAGTCTGCGATGA
- the fmt gene encoding methionyl-tRNA formyltransferase, whose amino-acid sequence MNKEAGNEKKRILFMGTPEYAQKILQRLIKESGMELVGVYTQPDRPVGRKKTMTPPPVKVTAEAANIPVCQPLSLKEEGIAEEIAAQSPDFIVVAAYGQLLPRAILKIAPCINLHASLLPKYRGASPIQEALLHGDAVTGVTAMLMEEGLDSGPILAWRVVSVTPQTRKNELFEKLATEAADLTPMVIKAYDAIEPLPQCDADATYCRKITRHDGRVTFAIAADELYNRFRAYEGWPGIYLENGLKLLEIEPAIGEGEPGRILSLEKDGVIVACGEGAVRIKTVQPPSKKPMDALSYLRGKRLKIADLLL is encoded by the coding sequence GTGAACAAAGAGGCCGGGAACGAAAAAAAACGCATTCTTTTTATGGGAACACCGGAATATGCCCAAAAGATCCTACAACGTCTGATAAAAGAGAGCGGTATGGAGCTTGTGGGGGTCTATACCCAGCCCGACAGGCCCGTGGGACGAAAAAAAACGATGACTCCACCGCCTGTGAAGGTGACGGCGGAGGCTGCCAACATTCCGGTATGCCAGCCCCTTTCGCTGAAAGAGGAGGGGATCGCCGAAGAGATTGCGGCACAAAGCCCCGATTTCATCGTGGTGGCGGCCTACGGGCAGTTGCTGCCCCGGGCGATTCTTAAAATCGCACCCTGCATCAACCTCCACGCCTCGCTGCTGCCGAAATACCGGGGTGCCAGCCCCATTCAGGAGGCGCTGCTTCACGGCGACGCCGTGACGGGTGTCACGGCCATGCTGATGGAAGAGGGGCTTGACAGCGGACCGATACTCGCCTGGCGGGTCGTTTCGGTTACGCCGCAGACGAGAAAGAACGAACTTTTCGAAAAGCTGGCGACAGAAGCGGCCGACCTGACACCGATGGTCATAAAAGCCTACGATGCCATCGAACCCCTGCCGCAGTGCGATGCCGATGCCACCTACTGCAGAAAGATTACCCGGCATGATGGCCGCGTCACGTTCGCGATAGCGGCGGATGAGCTCTACAACCGGTTCCGTGCCTATGAGGGGTGGCCCGGCATCTATCTCGAAAACGGCCTGAAACTTCTTGAGATCGAACCCGCCATCGGCGAGGGGGAGCCCGGCCGTATCCTCTCGCTGGAAAAAGATGGCGTCATCGTCGCGTGCGGCGAAGGTGCGGTCAGGATCAAAACCGTGCAGCCCCCTTCGAAAAAGCCGATGGATGCACTCAGCTACCTGCGGGGAAAAAGGTTGAAGATTGCGGATCTACTCCTTTGA
- a CDS encoding multiheme c-type cytochrome: MVRFFLTLSLLLAVSEANSCLRCHRGIEDIREPHTKMAKAIAQKAKEAGVGDNTCVVCHGGDPEASSKEGAHRGAPRKLQAYEGPKAFYPDPGSPWVNRHTCGMCHKEQVAAQMNSLMMTEQGKIHGTLYSFGGLEGYRHDVGNYATKNPDPHERLGTETYRKYMEKLHDLNPQVFPAKMKELPPAPTPEEVERNPKLAAFTYLRQECLRCHTGSKGRQKRGDYRGMGCSSCHIPYSNDGFYEGNDPTIPKEEPGHMLVHRIQSSVNAKVTVHGVSYTGVPVETCSTCHNRGKRIGVSYEGLMETAYKPGFDEKGEGQPKLHTKHYLHLKADVHMKKGMLCQDCHTTRDLHGDGFLAGATLGPVEIECQDCHGTTKRYPWELPLGYGDEFDTFAAKGKPRGVSQTLAAYLKKGTTFEKKEGYLLSARGNPYKNVVKTGDEVLVYLASGKKLRLKPLKKLKEEGKLSKAGLTAMDTIAKHNDRMECYACHDSWAPQCYGCHVKVDYSGGKKGVDWLAAAHDRDIHGTDAMRRGTLREHLIPGKVTETRSYLRWENPPLVQNGEGRVSPAMPGCQVVLTVIGKDGKAVLKNHVFMMPDYKHPESGRKLPGVVMAATHSHTVQKEARSCESCHGNPAAMGYGIEGGKVWGDMGEDFIVDLKTADGKVIPTRYTVQKPKIENFNTDWSRFVDENGTPLQTVDNHWNLAGPLSNLQRAKLDRRGACLACHQTVPGGDLAVSLMHHVAEVAGVKIDRKTHNEILNKNIKIGAWAQILGGVAGLLLLWYLYRRRIRR, encoded by the coding sequence ATGGTGCGATTTTTCCTCACTCTTTCTCTTCTGCTCGCCGTATCGGAAGCGAACAGCTGCCTTCGGTGCCATCGGGGAATCGAAGATATCCGCGAACCCCACACGAAGATGGCCAAAGCGATCGCCCAAAAGGCCAAAGAGGCCGGTGTCGGCGACAATACCTGTGTCGTCTGCCACGGCGGCGATCCCGAAGCGTCGAGCAAAGAGGGCGCCCATCGGGGTGCACCACGCAAACTTCAGGCCTACGAAGGGCCCAAAGCCTTCTATCCCGATCCGGGCAGCCCTTGGGTCAACCGGCACACCTGCGGCATGTGCCACAAAGAGCAGGTGGCAGCCCAGATGAACTCCCTGATGATGACGGAGCAGGGCAAGATTCACGGCACACTCTACAGTTTCGGCGGCCTGGAGGGGTACCGCCACGATGTGGGCAACTACGCGACGAAAAACCCCGATCCCCACGAACGGCTGGGTACCGAAACCTATCGGAAATATATGGAAAAACTTCATGACCTGAACCCCCAGGTCTTCCCGGCGAAGATGAAAGAGCTGCCACCCGCACCCACTCCCGAGGAGGTCGAGAGAAACCCGAAACTGGCCGCTTTTACCTACCTGCGACAGGAGTGCCTGCGATGCCACACCGGCTCCAAAGGGCGCCAGAAACGGGGCGATTACCGGGGAATGGGGTGCTCGAGCTGCCACATTCCCTACAGCAACGACGGCTTCTACGAAGGAAACGACCCGACGATTCCGAAAGAAGAACCAGGCCACATGCTGGTACACCGGATACAAAGCTCCGTCAACGCCAAAGTGACGGTGCATGGCGTGAGCTATACGGGAGTTCCGGTGGAGACCTGCTCGACGTGCCACAATCGCGGCAAGCGGATCGGCGTGAGTTACGAAGGGCTGATGGAGACGGCCTACAAACCCGGATTCGACGAGAAAGGGGAGGGGCAGCCAAAACTCCATACGAAACACTACCTCCATCTCAAAGCCGATGTCCATATGAAAAAGGGGATGCTCTGCCAGGATTGCCACACGACCCGAGACCTGCACGGCGACGGCTTCCTCGCTGGGGCGACGCTGGGACCGGTGGAGATCGAGTGCCAGGATTGCCACGGAACGACGAAAAGATATCCGTGGGAGCTGCCGCTGGGATACGGCGACGAGTTCGACACCTTTGCGGCCAAAGGAAAACCCAGAGGGGTTTCACAGACTCTGGCGGCGTACCTGAAAAAAGGGACCACTTTCGAGAAGAAAGAGGGCTATCTCTTGAGCGCCCGGGGCAATCCCTACAAGAATGTCGTCAAAACCGGGGATGAGGTCCTGGTCTATCTGGCCAGCGGCAAAAAGTTGCGCCTCAAACCCCTCAAAAAACTGAAAGAGGAGGGCAAACTCTCCAAAGCGGGGTTGACGGCGATGGATACGATCGCCAAACACAACGACCGGATGGAGTGCTACGCCTGCCACGACAGCTGGGCGCCGCAATGTTACGGATGCCATGTCAAAGTCGACTACAGCGGCGGCAAAAAAGGTGTCGACTGGCTCGCCGCCGCCCACGACCGTGATATCCACGGCACCGACGCCATGCGCCGAGGCACGCTCAGAGAGCACCTGATTCCTGGCAAAGTGACCGAGACCCGCAGCTACCTGCGTTGGGAGAACCCGCCGTTGGTACAAAACGGCGAAGGGCGCGTCTCACCCGCCATGCCGGGATGCCAGGTGGTGCTGACGGTCATCGGCAAGGATGGCAAAGCGGTGTTGAAAAACCATGTCTTCATGATGCCCGACTACAAGCACCCCGAAAGCGGGCGCAAACTCCCCGGCGTCGTCATGGCGGCGACCCATTCGCATACGGTGCAAAAAGAGGCCAGAAGCTGCGAAAGCTGCCACGGCAACCCGGCGGCCATGGGGTACGGCATCGAAGGGGGCAAAGTGTGGGGCGATATGGGCGAAGATTTCATCGTCGATCTCAAAACCGCCGACGGAAAGGTGATCCCCACGCGCTACACGGTCCAGAAGCCGAAAATCGAAAATTTCAACACCGACTGGAGCCGCTTCGTCGACGAAAACGGCACGCCGCTGCAGACGGTGGACAACCACTGGAACCTGGCGGGACCGCTCAGCAACCTGCAACGGGCGAAGCTCGACCGCAGAGGGGCCTGCCTGGCGTGTCACCAAACGGTGCCGGGCGGCGACCTCGCCGTTTCGCTGATGCATCATGTCGCCGAGGTCGCCGGCGTAAAGATCGACAGAAAAACGCACAACGAAATTTTGAACAAGAATATCAAAATAGGTGCCTGGGCGCAGATTCTCGGCGGTGTGGCGGGACTTTTGCTTCTATGGTATCTTTACAGACGCCGGATACGAAGGTAA
- a CDS encoding CBS domain-containing protein produces the protein MLVENIMTPKEKLVTVSQMAPVREALNLMEKHKVKAVIVDKNGEHGAYGLVTFKNILTSIVAEDGDIDLLNVYDIMSSPSISVSRKLDIRYAARMMVKNSIKRLLVIDDNEIYGILTMTDIIGVVLEEMAR, from the coding sequence ATGCTGGTAGAGAATATCATGACCCCCAAAGAGAAGCTGGTGACCGTATCGCAGATGGCGCCTGTGAGAGAAGCGCTCAATCTGATGGAAAAACACAAAGTCAAAGCGGTGATTGTCGACAAAAACGGCGAACACGGCGCCTACGGCCTGGTCACGTTCAAAAACATACTGACATCCATTGTCGCCGAAGACGGCGATATCGACCTGCTCAACGTCTATGACATCATGTCTTCCCCATCGATCTCCGTCTCCAGGAAACTCGATATCAGGTATGCGGCTCGGATGATGGTCAAAAACAGCATCAAACGTCTGCTCGTCATCGATGACAACGAAATTTACGGCATTCTCACGATGACGGACATCATCGGTGTCGTCCTGGAGGAGATGGCAAGATGA
- a CDS encoding transcriptional regulator, whose translation MKFVALVAVVPEEREEEAIDIAKGAGAGAVTIIHARTLGLKEKKIFFGLTLEENVTILHFILPRRISRRVLKALAKGLQMERDDNVSLVYTMALDHVVGINMEELQKFEREIKNLL comes from the coding sequence ATGAAATTTGTCGCATTGGTGGCCGTAGTGCCAGAGGAGAGGGAAGAGGAGGCTATCGATATCGCCAAAGGGGCCGGTGCCGGCGCGGTGACGATCATCCATGCCCGGACGCTCGGATTGAAGGAGAAGAAGATCTTTTTCGGATTGACACTCGAAGAGAATGTGACGATTCTGCACTTCATCCTTCCGCGCCGTATATCCCGCAGGGTCCTCAAGGCTCTGGCGAAGGGTCTGCAGATGGAGCGCGACGACAATGTGAGCCTTGTGTATACGATGGCGCTCGATCATGTCGTGGGCATCAATATGGAGGAGTTGCAGAAATTCGAACGCGAAATAAAAAATCTGCTTTGA
- a CDS encoding DUF1538 domain-containing protein: MISESARIFWEDLKNAFKDLVPIVAVVAFFQIAVVRAMPENLVSIAAGLFIVAVGLALFIRGLELGIFPIGENLATDFARKGSFFWLMLFAFAIGFSTTVAEPALIAIAEKAASISAGKIDAFFLRMTVASSVGFAIALGVLRILTGHPIQYYIIAGYILVVLITFFAPEEIVGLAYDSGGVTTSTVTVPLVAALGIGLAGSIKGRNPVVDGFGLIAFASLTPMIFVQIYGIAVYALFPQGAHESLVAMEEAVRGTVEARTVFEWSEVFWDLLAVVKDVAPILAVIFFFQYGVIRKKVPRLQRIAVGIVLVILGLYAFILGLEMGLFPIGETIAFQLTAMKNDLLIYLFGFLIGFSTTMAEPSLLAIAIKAEEVSEGRINDTVLRVAVALGVAVGIALGAYRIVTGGPLHYYIIVGYLIVIVLTHFAPRYIIPIAYDSGGVTTSTVTVPLVAALGLGLAENIEGRNPLVDGFGLIAFASLFPMMTVMGYGIYADYLAKKEREG; this comes from the coding sequence ATGATAAGCGAATCGGCACGCATATTTTGGGAAGATCTGAAAAACGCCTTCAAAGATCTCGTGCCGATCGTCGCCGTCGTCGCCTTTTTCCAGATTGCCGTCGTCCGCGCGATGCCCGAGAATCTCGTCTCCATCGCGGCGGGACTCTTCATCGTGGCAGTAGGGCTCGCTCTTTTCATTCGCGGACTGGAACTGGGCATCTTCCCAATCGGAGAAAACCTGGCCACCGATTTCGCGAGGAAAGGCTCCTTCTTCTGGCTCATGCTCTTCGCTTTTGCTATCGGTTTCTCGACGACGGTGGCCGAACCGGCGCTTATCGCCATCGCCGAGAAAGCCGCCTCCATCAGCGCCGGAAAGATCGATGCCTTCTTTCTACGCATGACTGTCGCATCGTCGGTGGGATTTGCCATTGCCCTGGGGGTTTTGCGCATCCTTACGGGCCATCCGATCCAATACTACATCATCGCCGGCTATATACTGGTTGTGCTGATCACGTTTTTCGCGCCCGAGGAGATCGTGGGCCTCGCCTACGACAGCGGCGGGGTGACCACCTCGACCGTGACGGTGCCGCTGGTGGCGGCTCTGGGCATCGGACTCGCGGGCTCCATCAAAGGCCGAAACCCCGTTGTCGACGGCTTTGGACTTATCGCTTTCGCTTCCTTGACGCCGATGATCTTTGTCCAGATCTACGGCATCGCCGTCTATGCCCTCTTTCCACAGGGTGCCCACGAGAGTCTGGTGGCGATGGAGGAGGCGGTGCGTGGCACGGTGGAGGCCCGTACGGTGTTTGAGTGGAGTGAAGTCTTCTGGGATCTGCTCGCGGTAGTGAAGGATGTGGCACCGATTCTGGCTGTCATCTTCTTTTTCCAATACGGCGTCATACGCAAAAAGGTGCCCCGTTTGCAAAGAATCGCCGTAGGAATCGTTCTGGTGATACTGGGGCTTTACGCTTTCATTCTGGGGCTGGAGATGGGACTCTTTCCGATCGGCGAGACCATCGCTTTTCAACTGACGGCCATGAAAAACGATCTGCTCATCTATCTTTTCGGTTTTCTTATTGGTTTTTCGACGACGATGGCCGAGCCCTCCCTTCTGGCCATCGCCATCAAGGCCGAAGAGGTGAGCGAAGGTCGCATCAACGACACGGTTTTGCGTGTGGCGGTGGCTTTGGGGGTTGCCGTGGGCATCGCTCTGGGAGCCTACCGCATCGTGACGGGCGGTCCGCTGCACTACTACATCATCGTCGGATATCTTATCGTCATCGTCTTGACCCATTTCGCCCCCCGCTATATCATTCCCATCGCCTACGACAGCGGCGGGGTGACCACCTCGACCGTGACGGTACCGCTGGTGGCGGCTCTTGGGCTTGGTCTCGCCGAAAATATCGAAGGGCGCAACCCTCTGGTCGACGGTTTCGGCCTGATCGCTTTCGCTTCGCTTTTTCCGATGATGACGGTGATGGGGTATGGCATCTATGCCGATTATCTAGCCAAAAAGGAGAGAGAGGGATGA
- a CDS encoding NifU family protein: MMPFSDEDIYTAVMHHLPTVNEYVQSHGGGIKVLGVADGRVYIQLTGTCHGCSMSLMTTKMVVEKRLRELIHPNLEVINVEPGQESNLPDNLYREDAPQQEDEKSDTPGKRVMKKIKKLF; the protein is encoded by the coding sequence ATGATGCCTTTTTCGGATGAAGACATCTACACGGCGGTGATGCACCATCTGCCAACGGTCAACGAATATGTTCAGTCCCACGGCGGAGGGATCAAAGTGCTCGGTGTCGCGGACGGCCGTGTCTACATACAGCTTACCGGAACGTGCCACGGCTGCTCCATGAGTCTGATGACGACGAAGATGGTCGTGGAAAAGCGACTCAGGGAGCTGATTCATCCCAATCTCGAGGTGATAAACGTGGAGCCGGGACAAGAATCCAACCTTCCGGACAATCTCTATCGGGAAGATGCCCCGCAACAAGAGGATGAAAAGAGCGATACTCCCGGCAAAAGAGTCATGAAAAAGATAAAAAAGCTTTTCTGA
- a CDS encoding DMT family transporter has product MRETIRSIHAIDAGILFMLASALISAMNGAVAKMLGDEMSAMEIVFFRNLIGMFIILATLRHTPATLPGGKLLLLLLRGFFGFAAMILFFYTITTIPLAEAITLNKTSPLFVAILAFFLMGERLNRYALLALFIGFLGVAFITKPLGLAIGYEHFLGLLGGFFAACAYATIKTIRRIYDARVIVLSFVGMGTFVPLLLFLLAPHVEVPDPLAFLFPHFSFPVSLHTWTLIAFMALVSTLSQWLLTKAYSLGRAGIVGVVSYTNIPFAVGFGWMLGDPFPDIWVWTGIGLIILAGTLLKKS; this is encoded by the coding sequence ATGAGAGAAACCATCCGATCCATTCACGCCATCGATGCCGGTATTCTTTTCATGCTGGCCAGTGCACTCATCTCCGCCATGAACGGAGCCGTGGCGAAAATGCTGGGGGATGAGATGAGTGCCATGGAGATTGTCTTTTTCCGAAATCTCATCGGCATGTTCATTATTCTTGCGACCCTGCGCCACACCCCCGCAACACTGCCGGGCGGGAAGCTTTTGCTGCTGCTTCTGCGGGGGTTTTTCGGATTTGCAGCGATGATTCTCTTTTTCTATACCATTACCACCATCCCACTCGCGGAAGCCATTACTCTTAACAAAACATCGCCGCTGTTTGTTGCCATCCTCGCCTTTTTCCTGATGGGCGAACGCCTCAACCGATACGCCCTATTGGCGCTTTTCATCGGCTTTTTGGGTGTCGCTTTTATCACCAAACCCCTGGGACTTGCCATCGGATACGAACATTTCCTGGGATTGCTGGGCGGTTTTTTCGCCGCGTGTGCCTACGCCACCATCAAAACGATACGCCGCATCTACGACGCACGGGTCATCGTTCTCTCTTTCGTGGGCATGGGCACCTTTGTGCCGCTGCTGCTATTTTTGCTGGCGCCCCACGTCGAAGTTCCCGACCCGCTCGCTTTTCTTTTCCCTCATTTTAGCTTTCCCGTCTCTCTTCATACCTGGACTCTCATCGCTTTCATGGCTCTTGTCTCCACCCTCTCGCAGTGGCTGCTGACAAAAGCCTACAGCCTGGGGAGAGCAGGCATCGTCGGAGTCGTCAGCTATACCAACATCCCGTTCGCCGTGGGATTCGGCTGGATGCTGGGCGACCCATTCCCGGATATCTGGGTATGGACGGGCATCGGCTTGATCATCCTGGCGGGCACCCTTTTGAAAAAGAGTTGA